CACCGCTCATCACGAGGACCTCCTCTCCCGTGTCGTGGACGTCCACGAAGGGCCACTGGCTCCCGGGCGCCATATCCACGACCCAGACCCTCACGTCGGGGGTACTCGGCAAGTCCCTGCGCAGGCAGCCGGGGCCGATGACGACCGGTTCAATGTCGTCGATTCGCACCGACGACACGGGGGGTATGACAAGGCGCTGCGTCTTCGAAAAGCCATCTGACTGGGGCATCCGTCCGTCCTCCTGGCACTGGGATGCCGACGTTTAGGAGCCCTCCATTCATGAGCGTAGCGAAACGATTTCGCGATGATGCTGAACAGACTTCATGTGAAGCTGGCCGGCATGCTCGAGTTCCGTCACTTCAAGTTGATTGCCGCGGTCGCCGACACGGGGAGCCTGGCCGCCGCGAGCAGACAGCTTCACCTCACGTCCTCGGCGCTGAGCCACCAACTCCGCGATGCCGAGGAGCGCCTGGGCGTGCAGCTCTTCCAGCGCCGTCAACGCCGGCTGCTCCTGACCGGCTCCGGCGAGAAGCTGCTCCTCTCCGCGCGGAGGGTCCTGAACGAGGTGGCGCAGGCCGAAGCGATTTGCCGTGCGAACCCGCAGGACGACCTGCTTCGGCTCAGCACGGGCTGCTACACGGTGTATGGCTGGCTGCCGCCCATCCTGGGGCGATGGCAAGCCGAGCACCCTCGCGTCGAGCTGCGCATCGTCCTGGAGGCCACGCGGCAGCCGCTAGGGGCGCTGCTGAATGGCGAGCTGGACCTCGCACTGACGACCGATGTCCCGCCGCAGGCCCGCCTGGCCCAGACCGCACTCTTCGAGGACGAGCTCATGCTGGTGGTCCCCGAGAACCACGCGCTGGCACAGCGGGGACATGCCACCGCGGAGGACCTGGCGCGGGAGCACCTGCTCACGTATGCCGCGCCTCGGGAGCAGCTCGATGTCTTCACGCGTGTACTCTGGCCCGCGGGCATCGAGCCGCACCGGGTCTCCCCCGTCCCGCTCACCGAGGCGCTGATTGAGCTGGTGCGGGGCGGTATCGGCGTGACGGCGTTGCCCCAATGGATGCTGCCGGACCAGAGCCCGGGGCTGAGGACCATCCGGCTCACCCCTCGGGGAATTCGTCGACGATGGAGCGCCGTTACCCGCGCCTCCCGCCAGCGCCCCGCTCCGCTGACCCACTTCATCCAA
This genomic window from Myxococcus hansupus contains:
- a CDS encoding cupin domain-containing protein, whose protein sequence is MPQSDGFSKTQRLVIPPVSSVRIDDIEPVVIGPGCLRRDLPSTPDVRVWVVDMAPGSQWPFVDVHDTGEEVLVMSGELIEGEQRLGPGTYLFFPPASRHQPRTEVGVRLFGINPVAPPEAR
- a CDS encoding LysR substrate-binding domain-containing protein, coding for MMLNRLHVKLAGMLEFRHFKLIAAVADTGSLAAASRQLHLTSSALSHQLRDAEERLGVQLFQRRQRRLLLTGSGEKLLLSARRVLNEVAQAEAICRANPQDDLLRLSTGCYTVYGWLPPILGRWQAEHPRVELRIVLEATRQPLGALLNGELDLALTTDVPPQARLAQTALFEDELMLVVPENHALAQRGHATAEDLAREHLLTYAAPREQLDVFTRVLWPAGIEPHRVSPVPLTEALIELVRGGIGVTALPQWMLPDQSPGLRTIRLTPRGIRRRWSAVTRASRQRPAPLTHFIQLLRERFSAPDATGPRAASRRRGERPLSHTRRET